ATCGGGAGAGATCATAGAAACTCCGATTACAGCCAATTTCCGTGAGGGGCTCTCTCCGCTTCAGTACTTTATCTCAACCCACGGCGCTCGTAAGGGATTAGCCGATACGGCTCTAAAAACCGCCAACTCCGGTTATCTTACAAGGAGACTGGTCGATGTGGCCCAGGATGTGATAATTACCGAGGAGGACTGCGGCACTGATGACGGAATTATGATAACTGCCCTTATCGAAGGCGGTGAGATAATACAGCCCCTTGAGGAAAGACTGCTTGGGAGAATCTCTGCTGAGGACATCCGTGACCCTGTAACTAAGGAGATTATTCTGCCACGAAACGGCGACATAGATGAAGAGATGGTTATACGAATAGTTGAGGCCGGTATAGACAGGGTCAAGATTCGTTCCGTGCTGACCTGCCAGACACGCTTTGGTATCTGTATGAACTGCTATGGCAGGGATTTGGCAAGAAACGAGCGGATTCAAATGGCCGAGGCTGTGGGAATCATAGCGGCACAGTCTATCGGAGAGCCAGGAACGCAGCTTACCATGAGAACCTTCCACATCGGTGGTGCTGCTACAAAGATAATTGAGCAGGCAGTCCTTAGCGTTAAGCACTCGGGGACAGTCAAGTTTGTTGATGTTAACTCTGTCATAAACCGTGACGGATTGCACGTGGTAATGAACCGCAACGCTTTTATAGCGGTTGTGGATGAAAGTGGCCGTGAGAGGGAAAAACACAACATCGTGTATGCTGCGAAATTGCTCGTAAAGGATGGCGATAAAGTACAGATCGGGCAAAAGATAGCCGAGTGGGACCCGTATTCCACCTCGATTTTGACTGAGGTTGGAGGACGTGTTGCGTGGGGAGACGTTGAGGAGGGTGTGACGGTTAAGGAACAGGTTGACGAAATAACCGGACTTTCCCATAAACTCATAGTGGACTTTCCTACGCATTTAGACCTGAGGCCAAGAATTTCGATAAAGGATGAGCACGGGAAAGCGACTCTGAAACTCTCCAGCGGCATACCAGCGCGTTACATGCTCCCAGTAGGGTCAAACATTCTGGTAGAAAAAAACGATCTTGTCGCTCCCGGAGATGTTTTAGCGAAAATTCCAAGAGAGACTGTTAAGACAAAGGACATAACCGGAGGTCTTCCCAGAGTTGCCGAATTATTTGAAGCACGTAAACCAAAAGAGCCCACTCTTGTTTCAGAAATAGACGGCGTTGTGGAGTTTGTATCAACACAAAAGGGCTCACGAATGGTTAAAGTGCGCGGCGGGGATGTGGTTAAGGAGTACACAATCCCAAAGGGTAAGCATGTGACGGTTCACGAGGGTGACTGGGTAAAAGCCGGCGAGGCTCTTATGGATGGCGCTGTAAATCCCCATGATATTTTAGACATCCTGGGTCCTACAGAGCTTCAGCGCTATCTTGTGGATGAGGTTCAGAAGGTTTACCGCTTGCAGGGTGTTTCAATTAACGACAAGCACATAGAGATAATCATCCGGCAGATGATGAGAAAGGTGCGCATAGAAGACCCCGGTGACACTGAGCTTATGATAGGCGATCAGGTGGACAGGATGGAGTTTCAGGAGCTAAACGCTGTAATAATGTCTGACGGTAAGAGGCCTGCAATAGGTAAGCCTCTGCTTCTTGGCATAACAAAGGCCTCACTGACTACCTACAGCTGGGTATCTGCAGCATCGTTTCAGGAAACCACACGGGTGCTCACAGACGCGGCCCTTAGCGGCGGAGTGGATGAGTTACGTGGCCTAAAGGAAAATGTCATCATGGGCAAAATAATCCCGTGCGGCACTGGTATGGAAAAGTACAGAAACACGTACGTAAAGCGCGAATCGGATGAAATAAAGAAGGAACTGGAAGTGCAACAGGAAGAGGTGGATGTGCATGATGAACCGGTGTTAGAAACATAATATATTAAGGGAGGGCACTGCCCTCCCTTAAATCCACCCATATCCCCCTAACCCCTGGTTTTTGGCAGCTTTTGGCTGCTGCTTGCTATAAAACGGAGACAATAATGTGATACATCAGCCCGCAGGAGAGTTAAGAAAGCAGCTTATAATATCGGCATCACTGTTATTTGCGATACTGACCACAGGAACATTTGGTTACATGGCTGTAGAGGGATGGAATGCGTTTGATTCTTTTTATATGGTGGTTATAACGCTTGCAACAATTGGTTTTCAGGAAGTTCATCCGCTTAGCAACGAGGGGCGGGCTTTTACGATTTTTTTAATTTTTTCAGGAGTTGGAATATTAGCTTACAATGTCAACGTGGCTTTGCGGGCATTGTTTGAAGGGGAGTTTCAAAAAATCCTCGGGAGGAGGAAGTTGGAAAAAAAGATAAAAGAGATCAAGGATCACTATATAATCTGCGGTTTTGGCAGAATGGGCAGGATAATATGCAAGGAGTTAAGGTCATGCTGGGTGCCTTTTGTCGTCATAGATCAGGAAATTGCAAAACCTGATGAGGATGAGGACTATTTGTTTTTAGCCGGAGATGCAACACACGATGAGGTTTTAAAGATGGCTGGTATAGAGAGAGCAAAGGGAATAGTCTCGGTGTTGTCAACCGATGCGAATAATCTTTTTGTAGTGTTGTCAGCGCGTGTGTTAAATCCATCTTTAAAGATAGTGGCAAGAGCAGTGGAGGAAAGCACTGAATTGAAGCTTCTCAGGGCAGGGGCTGACAGAGTGGTGGCGCCATACAATATAGGAGGGCTTAAGATAGCGCAAACTATACTTAAGCCAGCTGTAGTGGATTTTTTGGAGTTTGCCACTTTAAGCGGTAACATAGCGCTTCAGATGGAGGAGATTCCGGTAAAAGGGACATCGGTGTTTGTAGAAAGAACTGTTGCAGAGACAGAAATTGGAAGAAAGTTTGGCATTATAATAGTAGCCATAAAGCGCTCAGACGGAGAAATGTTGTTTAATCCAACCCATAAAACCATAATCAAAACCGGCGATGTTCTCATAGCCCTTGGAGAGGTAAATAAACTTAACGAGGTAGAAAAGCTTGCGGGTAATTAAACTTCTTACTTGCTAATTCTATTTAAAAGATGATTAAACTTGACAAAAAGACTGCATGTGAATTACCATCATCAGAGAAACATAATCAATCTTTTGAGATTGTAAAAACATATAAACGGAGGAAAACATGGGAACAGTAAAGTACACTGAGCTTGGTCTTGTTAACACCAAAGAGATGTTCAAAAAAGCCATGGAAGGACACTATGCCATTCCGGCTTATAATTTCAATAATCTTGAGCAGCTTCAAGCCATCGTTATTGGATGTGTTGAGTCTAAATCACCAGTTATAGTACAGGTATCAAGCGGAGCAAGAAAGTATGCCAATCAGACACTTTTGCGTTATCTGGCAATGGGTGCGGTACAGATGATGAAAGATATGGGCGGCAATATCCCAATAGCCCTTCACCTTGACCACGGAGACACGTTTGAACTGTGTAAATCATGTGTGGATACTGGTTTTTCCTCAGTAATGATAGACGGCTCTCATCACCCCTATGATGAAAACGTAGCGCTTACTAAAAAAGTTGTTGAATATGCCCATGCCAACAACGTGACGGTAGAGGGAGAGCTTGGCGTGTTAGCCGGTATTGAGGACGATGTGTCGTCAGAGGTCAGCCACTATACAAAGCCTGAAGAGGTTGAGGATTTTGTAAAAAAGACCGGAGTGGACAGTCTTGCTATATCAATTGGAACATCGCATGGAGCATTCAAGTTTAAAGTAAAGCCTGGTGAGGAGCCACCGCCTCTTCGTTTTGATATTTTAGAGGAGGTACAAAAGAGAATACCTGGTTTTCCGATAGTCCTTCACGGCGCATCCTCAGTTATTCAGGAGTACGTGGAAATGATAAATAAGTATGGTGGAAAGATGGATAACGCAGTAGGCGTCTCAGAGGAGCAATTAAGAAGAGCAGCTAGCTCAAACGTTTGCAAGATAAACATAGATAGTGACGGAAGGCTGGCAGTTACTGCAATAATAAGAAAAGTTTTTGCCGAAAAACCTGGAGAGTTTGATCCAAGAAAGTACCTGGGACCGGCCAGAGACGAACTGGTAAAGATGATAAAGTACAAAAACGAAAAAGTGTTAGGAAGCGCCGGTAAGGCTTAGTTTCAAATAAAGAAGGGGAAGGACACTGTCCTTCCCCTTACGTAAATTACATTTTTAGAAAAACTATTGTATTTCCTATTTTAGCTCGTCAAGCAGCCCTTTTACCGCCTCTAACAGTTCCTCAGGGTTTACGGGCTTATCCAAAAACAGCTCAGGGAGCGATATGTATGGTTTTATTTTTGCATCTTTATCGCGGAACTGTTCTATCATCCGTTCTCTTTCAAATAACAGCATTTTACGATAAGATGTAAAGCGCAGGAAAAACTTGTCTATCTTACTATCTACACTATCCAATAGCCCCTGCATCTCTTTTATTATATCCTCGTTATCTATCTCATTTCGCGCCTGCTCAATAAAAGCCATTGCAGAGCTTAATATGATGACGGGTATGTTTCGTAATTCTTTTCTGCTTTTTAAATCCTGTAGGGTACTTATTCCATTTTTCCGTGGCATCATTATATCCAATATAATAATGTCCGGCTTTTCTTCTTTTGCCTTTTTAAATCCCACCTCTCCGTTTTCTGCTAAAAGCACAGAATACCCGTTCTGTTCTAACACTATAGAAAGGAATTTCCTTGCGGCCTCGTCATCATCCACTACCAACACTCGTTTACTCATAACACTCCTCCTTTTGTCTAATTTTTTTTAATTTAATATTTAAACTAATTTGCTTAAAAGCTCCTTTTTAGCAAGCGGGAGCTTTATTTGAAACGTTGTACCTTTTCCTATCTCTGAATATACATCCAGTTTTCCGCCATGTTCTTTTATTATTTTCTTTGTTATTGAAAGCCCAAGTCCGTTACCCCTTGAGTGTTTTGTAGAGTAAAACAGGTTATATATGCGTGCGATATCCTCTTGTTTAATACCGCATCCGTTGTCCTCCACCTCTATGACGGCACAGCTCTCGCCTGTAAAATGAGTGCGCACAGCCACCCGTCCAAATTCACAGTCATCTGCTGTGAATATCTTATCTTTACAAGCATCCACGGCATTAGAAAGCAGATTCAGGACGGCAGTGTGAAGAGCATATTGATCAAACAACACATCGGGCAGTGTTTCATCAGTTTCAGCAGTTATCTCAACAGGTTTGCTCTCTGTAGAAGTGTGCTTGACTTCATAAGATTTGACAATTTCATTTATCAGTGTGTTTAGTGAGCCAGGCTTTAACTGAAGCTTATTAAACCGGGACAGACTAAGCAGATCGGACGTAAGAGTTTCCATTCTGGAAATACCAATTTTCGTTATATCCCAGCCCTGTTTTACCAAATCCACATTATTGCTTTTCAGTGCAGAATCTATTAAGTATTTGCCGCCTTTAAGTGCATTAAGAATGTTCTTGGCACCGTGCATTATCTGCGATATTGCAAGTCCCATTGCTGCCTGTTGTGCCTGTTGAGCGGCTATTTTTTCTGCCTCAAGCCGTTTTTGAAATTCCTCGGCAAGCGCCTTGCCAGCTTTCTCTAAATCCATGATGTCTCTGTAAGAGCGCAGGCAGGTAATAAGCGCTGTATATAACTTTTGTATGGTTAGATCGCTCTTTTCCAAAAATCCGTTAATATCATAATCAACGATTACTGACTTTTCAGGAGCAATACCGGGCTGCCCGGTTCTTAACAAAATCCTTACGTAACGATTTTTTAACTCATCCCTGATGTACTTAACAAGATTTAAGCCTGCAAGATCATCCTCCATGACCACATCAAGAAGTATAACAGCTGTGTCTGCGTTATCGCATAGAATCAACTTTGCCTGAGCAGCAGAAAATGCAAACAGAAGTTCTAACTCCTTGTCCTGAAAAACAAAACCTGCAAGCGCCGACTTTGTAGCCCTCTGAAGCTCAGCGTCATCATCTACAACTAACACTTTCCAGAAATCTCTGACAGTGCCAGCCTCTCCGGCTCTGTCATCCTCCTCAAAAAACGAATATGCATCTTCTGTGTCTTTCATAATCAATTCTCTTTAATTAAGCCGCGGCGGCGGCACAATAAGTCAGGAGACCTCCTTCGGTATAGTAATAACAAAAGTGGTTCCATCACCCTCCACACTCTCACAGTATATATCGCCTTTCAGCGTCTGTGCAACTATATTATAAACAATATGCAAACCAAGCCCGCTGTTACCGCCCTTACGGTTAGTTGTAAAAAAGGGATCAAAGATTTTACCCAGAGTACCCTCCGGAATCCCTTTACCATTGTCTTTAAACATTAAGACCACGTTATTGAAGTTTTCTATAATGCTAATGTTGATTGTTCCATTAAAATCCTCGTTAAACGCATGTATAAACGAATTCATTATAAGATTGGTCATTATCTGAGCGATAGCTCCGGGATAGTTATCCAGCTCTATCTCTCTGTCGCAATGAATGTGTATCTTATGTGGAGTTTTTTTGATCATAGGTTTTAAACTCATGATAATCTCCTCCACGTACTCCTTAAGTTTAAATATGCGCCTCTGGTGGCTTGTCTGGTCGCCTGACACCATCTTAAAACTCTTTACCATAGCGGAGGAACGCAGAAGATTTTTAACGATAATATCACTGTCCTCTAAAGCTACATCAAAATACTGCTCTATTTTAGACTTTGAGAGCTTGTTGCCATGAAATAATTGATGAACCTCACGGGTTTTTTCCTGCAGGTGTGAGGCTGAGAGGACGCTGGAACCGATAGGGGTATTTATCTCATGCGCCACCCCTGAGACAAGCTGTCCAAGGGCTGCCATTTTTTCCGACTGTATAATTTTCTCGGTACTGAGTTTTAGCATATAGTTTGTTTGTTTTAGCTCCTCAAGAAGGCGTATCTGTTTTTCCTCAGCCTCTTTTCGCTCAGAAGTATCATTAAAGACGACAACAGCACCAACTAATTGTTGATTTTCATCAAAGATTGGCGTTGACACATATTCTACAGGAAAACTTGAGCCGTCCTTTCTCCAAAACACTTTATCATTAACACGGTAAACGACTCCGTCTTTAAAAGTCTTATGAATGTGGCAATCGCTATCGGTACAGTTTGAGAAGTCAGGGTAATTATGGTGAATGATGCTGTGGTTGTGCTTTCCAAGCAGCTCCCCCGGAGTCCATCCGAGCATCTTAGCGGCAGCTGGGTTTAAAAACGAAATCATTCCGTTACTGTTAAGCCCGTAAATCCCCTCACCGGCAGAGTTTAGTATCAGTTCGTGTTGTATCTTTAGTTTAACTAACGCCTCCTCTGCACCCCTTCTGGCTATAATGCCGGCAAGTGTGTTTGAAACAGCAGTTAAAAACTCCTCTTCTATATGAGCCTTTTTATGTCCATCCTTTAAGTACAGGTTAAATATGCCGAGAAGCTTACCCTCAAGTTTTATAGGTACACAAAAATGCCCGTGTTGAGTCATTTTATCAAAAGTAATGTCATGTCTGTCATCTATACAATCTGCAAAAACCGTCTTACTGATGGCTGCTGCCCTGCCGCAAAGACATTTGCCAAACGGCACCTCATTACAGGCTATCAGGAGCTCCTCTGAAAAACCCTTTTGAACCTTTAACTGCAAAACTTCAGCATTTTCTTTGACAAGAAAAATTGCCCCCTTAGATTCAAATTTTAACCATGGCAAAGTTATGATTGTTTCTAAAATCCTGTCCATTTGCTCAGTGAGGGAAATCGGTTCAAGTGAAATTCTCAGGATGGTGTTTAGTACGCTCTGGATTTGATACTGAAACACATGGTCTTTTTCAACCATGTTGTTATATAGTGCTATCTTTATAGCAGCATAAAGAGCGCTGTCATGGAATGGTTTTAAGATATAGCCGTAGGGGTTTGTTCTTTCAACCCGCCTGAGTATTGCCTCATCGGCATATGCGGTAAGATAAATTACTGGGATGTTGTACTTTTCCCTTATTCGCTTTGACGTCTCTATGCCGTCAATATCCCCCTCGATGTTAATATCCATCAAAATTAAATCCGGGGGTGTTTCCTCAACGATTGCAATGGCATCAACTCCGGTACTTACTGTGGCTGCAACCTTATAGCCCCAGCCCTGAAGCAAATTCCTAATATGCAGTGATACCACCGCCTCATTATCCACTACAAGAATACTCTTTTTCAGCATGATACCTATTATATAATAAATCTGTTCTTTTAGTAATAATATTAAAAGAGCCGCAGCATAAACATTTGGTCGCTCACCGGCGAAAGGACACTCGGTAACTAAACAACAGTGCTTTGTATGAGCCGCTGTATTTTCGTAATATGAGATATAAGCTACCCTCCCCTTTCTGCCCGTAGTCGTCAGGACAGAAAGAGAGAGGGCTCTTAATCTAAGCTTCCAGTTCAACCTTTACTACTATAGCAATTCTATATAAAGCTGTTAAAATCAACAGCCCTATTGACCATATGCCTGCAGTCACTAATAACTCATTTAACGTTGGCCAATACTCAGTAATCTTCTCAAGCGGATTTGGCACAAACCCTCCAATAACAAAACCAAACCCTTTGTCAATCCACAGTGATACATGCACGAAGATGCAAGCAATAACCAGTGTTACCTGATTCGTACGTGTAGCTGGTATCAACAGCATGAAAACCGCAGTTATGGCTAGCAATGTTGAAAACCACATCAATGGAATCAATTTTCCGTGGCTTTCAAGGCCAAAATACAGATACTTGAATGACTGCATATGACCCGGTATGTGGCTATAAAAAGCTGTAAAAAGCTCTAACCCTACAAAGAATATGCTAACAATCAAGGCATAAGTAACTATCGTTACAAGTCCCTTTATTGCTCTGTCTCCCGGATCAAACTTAGTTATTTTTTTAATTAAAAGACACAATAGCACCAACAAGGCAGGACCACTGGCAAATGCTGAAGAGAGGAATCGAACCGCCATAATTGCTGATAACCAAAAATGCCTTGCCGGCAAACCTGCATACAGAAAAGCCGTTACAGTGTGAATGCTAAAGGCCCACGGTATGGATAAAAATACAAGCGGTTTTATCCACTTTGGCGGGTGGACTAATTTGTAATGTGCGCTTAGTGACACCCATCCAACGACAATGTTAAGCATCAGATAACCGCTTAATACAATCATGTCCCAGAACATTACAGAGTTAGGGGTTGGGTGGAGAATTACGTTAAGGATACGTGTGGGCTGGCCCATATCAACAAAAATAAATAGCATACACATTATAACAGAAGGGATCGCCAGAAATTCACCTAATATTGTTATTCTGCCAAATCTCTTAAAATCGTGCAAATAGTATGGCAATACAACCATAACTGCAGATGCCGCCACACCTACAAAGAAGGTGAATTGGGCTATATAAAAACCCCATGAAACATCACGGCTCATACCGGTTAGGCCTAAACCATAGTGATACTGTCTTATGTAGCATGCGACGCCTACAAGGATTACCGCCAGTAAAAAGCATATCCAGGCCCAGTAATATTTACTGCCTGACAGAGCCTTTTCAATCATTTTTAGCTACCTCCTATTACATAATAGACACCAGGGAACGTACCTAAGTCAGGTTTGCGGGTGATAGTGAATTTGGAGCGGAGAGTTTTTCTGACATTAGAATTCTCATCCTTTAAGTCTCCAAAAATAAGTGCACCATTTGAGGCCTCAACGCAAGCAGGCAGCTCACCTCTGTATAATCTATCTGCACAGAAATTGCACTTTTCAACCACTCCCTTAGTTCTGGTAGGGTATGAGGGGTTAATGTTTTTTATAAATGGACGCGGATCTCTCCAATTGAAACTCCTTGCTCCATAAGGACATGCAGCCATACAAAACCTGCACCCAATACAGCGGTGGTAGTCCATAACAACTAAACCGTCTTCACGTTTAAAAGTTGCCTTTGTGGGACACACCCTGACACAGGGCGGATTATCACAGTTGTTACACAGGACTAAAAATTTCATTTTTTCTATGCTTTCGGTCAAATAGCCGTTATAACTATCAGGAAAGGCGTTCTCATATTTCTCAGCCCATATCCACTTTATCTCATGCTTTTCACTTTCCATCTGCGGTATATTATGGGTCTTGTTACATGCTTCTATACATTTGTTGTAACTTTCCTCAGTTGGGAAGGCTTTCATATCCACTACCATAGCCCATCTTTTAGCAGACTTAGCCATACCTTCTTTAAGCTCAGGTGAGGCTTCAAGTTCACCGGGAGCTAAAACCTTAAACAGCGGCGAACCTAAAAGTCCTAAAAGTCCTGTTGCTCCGGCTGCTTTTAGAAATTGTCTTCTATCTATACTCATAACTTGTTCTCCTTCTGAGCAACATGACAATCCCAGCAATAGACACTCACAGAGGCATATGTGTGGCATCTGTCGCAAAACTCACTCTTGTTTGAGTGACAATGCAAACATGTTAATTGAAGGCTTTTTTCATACATTACACCATCAATTTTGCCGAACTCTCTATGGTTGCCGCGGACTACATCATCTCTCCAGCTGTTTAGTATCTTCATGTGTTCATGTCTCATTTGCTCTTTTGGCAGTATGCACTGCTTAACAGTCATGTTGTCTATGACTGGGGTATTTAGCTTTACATTTACATCTGTCGGAGTCTTTACCTTATTATAGATAAAGGGAAAGCTGACAATTACAATAAAAACAACTAACACATAGATTATCTTGTTTTTGTCAGACATCTTCACTATCCTCCTTTGCATCACCGTCCTCAGCTCCTGAAAGCGGTTCACCCCTTAGATCAGTATCCCTGTCATTTTCTCCCTTCATCTTCAAGGCATTAGCAAGGAGTTCTGTAACTCCTATTACCTTAACTCCTGGCACCCAGTAGTCCATAAGGGTGGTCAGAGCTGCCCTGTCAATGGCGCATATACAGGCGAGCATATTAACATCGTATTTATTTTTCACATGCTTAACGGCATTTGCCCTCGGAAAACCGCCACGTAAGCGCAGCTCCATGTTTTCAGAGGCATTAAGGCCTGAGCCGCTGCCGCAACAAAAGGTCTTTTCACGGATTGTGTTTTCTGGCATCTCAAAGAAGTTATTGCATACCTTATTTATAATGTAGCGCGGCTCTTCTAAAAGCCCCATACCTCTTGACGGGTTACAGGAGTCGTGAAAGGTTACTTTGTAGTGGTCGTTTCTTGACGGGTCAATTTCAAGCTTGTTATGTTTTAAGAGGTCTGCTGTAAACTCTGAGATATGAACCATCTTTGTAGAGGCAGCATTTTCAAACACAGTACCGGTAATTGGGGAAACCGGAACCTGTAGAAAATCTGCCGGCCCGTTCCATGTATCCATGTACTGGTTTAGCACTCTCCACATGTGTCCGCACTCTCCGCCCAGTATCCACTTTACACCTAACCGCTTTGCCTCGGCATATATCTTTGAGTTTAGCCTTTTGCCCATTTCGTTTGACGTAAATGACCCGAAATTGCCACCCTCAGAAGCATAAGTGCTCCATGTGTAGTCAAGGCCTAACTCATGAAACAGCATTAAATAGCCCATGCAGGTATATGTACCTGGGTCGGCAAACAGGTCTCCTGATGGAGTTACAAATAGTATCTCAGCACCTTTTCTGTTAAAGGTCGGTTCTATTTTGATGCCTGTAATTTCCTCTATTTCATCTAACAGGAACTCAACACTGCTTGTGATAGTGTGGGGCTCAAGGCCAAGGTGGTTACCTTTCATGTAGCAATTAGCCACAGGACCAGCTATCCATTCGATGTTTAACCCTAACAGGTTAAGAAGCTCACGGGCTATCATTGTAATCTCAGCAGTGTCTATGCCATACGGACAAAACACGGAACACCTGCGGCATTCCGTGCACTGAAAGAAATAGTACCACCACTCCTTCAGCACATCCTCGGTAAGTTCCCTTGCCCCTGCAATCTTGCCCAGTATCTTACCAGCCGTTGTAAATTCCCTGCGATAAACAGACCTGAGCAGCTCAGCCCTCAGCACCGGCATATTTTTAGGGTCACCCGTGCCAAGAAAGAAATGGCACTTGTCAGCACATGCGCCACACCTTACACATATATCCATAAAGATGTGAAATGAACGGTATTTTTCAAGCCTTTCCGCCATTCCTTTTAGTACAATTTCCTGCCAGTTATCGGGTAGCTTCCAATCCGCCTCCGCTGACGACCACTTTCTTGGGTTTGGAAAGCCTACAGTTTTAAGACTGTTTTCGCTGGCACCATGACAGTACATACCTTTCCTCATTTGTACCGAAACAGACATCCAGTCCTCCTCAGGAGGCATATAATTTATCTTGGACAATTCATCTGGTTTTAAATTTGACATACCTACTCCTTTTCCAATGGCAGACCAACTGTCTTCATTTTATCCCTGAAATCATCTTCATACTCTTCATAAGTATGAACTTTAACAGGATAGTTCCACGGGTTTATGTGTCTAATCCTACGGCTGTTGTTAGGCATATTTCGTGTGGGGCTCAAAAATACGCCAGCAGCGTGCATTAACTTACTGAAAGGGAAATAGGCCAATAGAACACTCACTAAGAATAAGTGTATGTAGAATATTAGTCCTAAATCATGCGTAATGGTTGGTTTGAGGCTAAAGAGTCCAACGGTAAAAGCTTTTACAGAGATAATATCTACCTTCAGGATGTACCTCATTATCATCCCGGTTGTAGCAATAAAGAGAATCAGTAACAAAGGGAAATGATCATTAGGCAGAGAGAAATAGCTCACCTGAGGTATAACAACCCTTCTGAAAAACAAGTATGTAGCGGAAATCAGCAAAATCAATCCTGTCCAATACAAAACCGGTACACCTAACTGCATAAGGCCGTCCATGCCCTCAACTAAAGAAAGCGCCGATGGAATGGGATCCAGAAACAATCTTAAGTGTCTTACCAGCACTATAAGGAATGACCAATGAAACGCAAGGCCACCCAACCAAAGCCACTTGCTGGACTGGTGAATTAGGCGTCCTTCATCCTCCTTAAGAGCGGTGCTTGTGTTGCTAAACAGAGAGCGGAAAAGCAACACCTCTAAGGCCATTCTGACAATAACTTCAAGATTGTTTGAGGGATTATCAAACCTGTTTCGTTTAATCCAGGAAAAAGATTTCTGTTGCCCGCTTGTGGTTGGG
The Nitrospirota bacterium genome window above contains:
- the dsrJ gene encoding sulfate reduction electron transfer complex DsrMKJOP subunit DsrJ, producing the protein MSDKNKIIYVLVVFIVIVSFPFIYNKVKTPTDVNVKLNTPVIDNMTVKQCILPKEQMRHEHMKILNSWRDDVVRGNHREFGKIDGVMYEKSLQLTCLHCHSNKSEFCDRCHTYASVSVYCWDCHVAQKENKL
- a CDS encoding 4Fe-4S dicluster domain-containing protein; the protein is MSIDRRQFLKAAGATGLLGLLGSPLFKVLAPGELEASPELKEGMAKSAKRWAMVVDMKAFPTEESYNKCIEACNKTHNIPQMESEKHEIKWIWAEKYENAFPDSYNGYLTESIEKMKFLVLCNNCDNPPCVRVCPTKATFKREDGLVVMDYHRCIGCRFCMAACPYGARSFNWRDPRPFIKNINPSYPTRTKGVVEKCNFCADRLYRGELPACVEASNGALIFGDLKDENSNVRKTLRSKFTITRKPDLGTFPGVYYVIGGS
- the dsrM gene encoding sulfate reduction electron transfer complex DsrMKJOP subunit DsrM: MKILLPFLGVMGIVIVAFVGVEMLNLQYLFGVMIPYTAFIIFVVGVVLRILKWGRSAVPFCIPTTSGQQKSFSWIKRNRFDNPSNNLEVIVRMALEVLLFRSLFSNTSTALKEDEGRLIHQSSKWLWLGGLAFHWSFLIVLVRHLRLFLDPIPSALSLVEGMDGLMQLGVPVLYWTGLILLISATYLFFRRVVIPQVSYFSLPNDHFPLLLILFIATTGMIMRYILKVDIISVKAFTVGLFSLKPTITHDLGLIFYIHLFLVSVLLAYFPFSKLMHAAGVFLSPTRNMPNNSRRIRHINPWNYPVKVHTYEEYEDDFRDKMKTVGLPLEKE
- a CDS encoding (Fe-S)-binding protein, encoding MSNLKPDELSKINYMPPEEDWMSVSVQMRKGMYCHGASENSLKTVGFPNPRKWSSAEADWKLPDNWQEIVLKGMAERLEKYRSFHIFMDICVRCGACADKCHFFLGTGDPKNMPVLRAELLRSVYRREFTTAGKILGKIAGARELTEDVLKEWWYYFFQCTECRRCSVFCPYGIDTAEITMIARELLNLLGLNIEWIAGPVANCYMKGNHLGLEPHTITSSVEFLLDEIEEITGIKIEPTFNRKGAEILFVTPSGDLFADPGTYTCMGYLMLFHELGLDYTWSTYASEGGNFGSFTSNEMGKRLNSKIYAEAKRLGVKWILGGECGHMWRVLNQYMDTWNGPADFLQVPVSPITGTVFENAASTKMVHISEFTADLLKHNKLEIDPSRNDHYKVTFHDSCNPSRGMGLLEEPRYIINKVCNNFFEMPENTIREKTFCCGSGSGLNASENMELRLRGGFPRANAVKHVKNKYDVNMLACICAIDRAALTTLMDYWVPGVKVIGVTELLANALKMKGENDRDTDLRGEPLSGAEDGDAKEDSEDV